The following coding sequences lie in one Danio rerio strain Tuebingen ecotype United States chromosome 3, GRCz12tu, whole genome shotgun sequence genomic window:
- the crlf3 gene encoding cytokine receptor-like factor 3 isoform X1, with translation MFRAHVARHGSVASHPPVQIEELVERPGGVLVRWCKVDDDFSPQDYRLQFRRSNSSQYEDAYIGKDTEFLVLHLDPHVDHLFRVCARGEGRTEWSPWSIPQTGYTTLAPHEWCPGVDGYILSSRKNIAMRSDSSAPGHGGVLYSNSPTYFCGQTLTFKITAAGQTDKRDSLGVCADSRTDTDSLQRDQAVCISTNGAVFVNGKEMTNQLPAITVGSSVTFDMEMVSLFPVNNNNPSDGGNFKLRVTIGSGNREVVFDWLLDQVLDSLFFGCSFTHPGWKVLVF, from the exons ATGTTTCGTGCTCATGTGGCTCGGCATGGCAGTGTAGCGTCTCATCCACCCGTCCAGATTGAGGAGCTGGTGGAGAGACCAGGTGGTGTGCTGGTGCGTTGGTGTAAG GTGGACGATGACTTCAGCCCTCAGGATTACCGGTTGCAGTTCCGCCGCAGTAACTCTTCACAGTACGAGGATGCGTATATTGGGAAGGACACAGAGTTCCTGGTGCTCCACCTCGACCCACACGTTGACCACCTGTTCCGTGTGTGTGCCAGAGGAGAGGGGCGGACGGAATGGAGCCCATGGAGCATCCCACAGACCGGCTACACCACACTAGCACCTCACG AATGGTGTCCAGGCGTGGATGGCTACATATTGAGCAGTAGGAAGAACATCGCCATGCGCAGTGACTCCTCAGCACCTGGTCATGGTGGAGTCCTGTACTCCAACTCCCCCACCTACTTCTGTGGCCAGACCCTCACCTTCAa aATCACTGCTGCTGGACAGACAGATAAGCGTGACAGTTTGGGTGTGTGCGCCGACAGCAGAACTGACACAGACTCACTGCAGAGAGATCAGGCTGTCTGCATCTCCACTAATG GTGCAGTGTTTGTAAATGGCAAAGAAATGACCAACCAGCTGCCAGCCATCACTGTTGGCTCCTCCGTGACCTTCGACATGGAGATGGTGAGCCTGTTTCCcgtaaacaacaacaaccccaGCGACGGGGGAAACTTCAAGCTGAGAGTGACGATCGGCTCTGGGAACAGAGAGGTGGTGTTTGATTGGCTGCTGGATCAGGTCCTCGACAGCCTTTTCTTCGGCTGCTCCTTCACACACCCTGGATGGAAAGTGctggtgttctga
- the crlf3 gene encoding cytokine receptor-like factor 3 has protein sequence MSIEAEALLQEAKESIEAAQNYRSELQQRLHGLSQARKQVRGSASQTREALQRHFQELQTAVSRLLIDRLNGLLQEVDNIELDSVSPLDDCQKLIEHGVSTADELLREGEAAIRCSINETEDKLGSFTKKALQIQLDSLPEVPSLVDVPCLSAQLDDSLLHMFRAHVARHGSVASHPPVQIEELVERPGGVLVRWCKVDDDFSPQDYRLQFRRSNSSQYEDAYIGKDTEFLVLHLDPHVDHLFRVCARGEGRTEWSPWSIPQTGYTTLAPHEWCPGVDGYILSSRKNIAMRSDSSAPGHGGVLYSNSPTYFCGQTLTFKITAAGQTDKRDSLGVCADSRTDTDSLQRDQAVCISTNGAVFVNGKEMTNQLPAITVGSSVTFDMEMVSLFPVNNNNPSDGGNFKLRVTIGSGNREVVFDWLLDQVLDSLFFGCSFTHPGWKVLVF, from the exons ATGTCAATAGAGGCAGAGGCGTTGCTGCAGGAGGCAAAGGAGAGCATTGAGGCGGCCCAAAACTACAGAAGTGAACTACAGCAGAGACTGCATGGACTCAGTCAGGCACGCAAACAG GTGCGTGGCAGTGCCAGTCAGACGCGTGAGGCTCTGCAGAGACACTTTCAGGAGCTGCAGACGGCAGTGAGTCGACTTCTGATCGACAGGCTGAACGGTCTGCTGCAGGAGGTGGACAACATTGAGCTGGACAGTGTCAGTCCTTTAGATGACTGTCAGAAGCTTATTGAGCATGGAGTCAGCACTGCAGATGAGCTGCTCCGTGAGG GGGAGGCTGCAATTCGCTGTAGTATAAATGAGACGGAGGACAAGCTAGGCAGCTTCACTAAAAAAGCCCTGCAGATCCAGTTGGACAG TCTGCCGGAGGTACCTTCACTGGTGGACGTGCCGTGTCTGTCCGCGCAGCTGGACGACTCTCTGCTGCATATGTTTCGTGCTCATGTGGCTCGGCATGGCAGTGTAGCGTCTCATCCACCCGTCCAGATTGAGGAGCTGGTGGAGAGACCAGGTGGTGTGCTGGTGCGTTGGTGTAAG GTGGACGATGACTTCAGCCCTCAGGATTACCGGTTGCAGTTCCGCCGCAGTAACTCTTCACAGTACGAGGATGCGTATATTGGGAAGGACACAGAGTTCCTGGTGCTCCACCTCGACCCACACGTTGACCACCTGTTCCGTGTGTGTGCCAGAGGAGAGGGGCGGACGGAATGGAGCCCATGGAGCATCCCACAGACCGGCTACACCACACTAGCACCTCACG AATGGTGTCCAGGCGTGGATGGCTACATATTGAGCAGTAGGAAGAACATCGCCATGCGCAGTGACTCCTCAGCACCTGGTCATGGTGGAGTCCTGTACTCCAACTCCCCCACCTACTTCTGTGGCCAGACCCTCACCTTCAa aATCACTGCTGCTGGACAGACAGATAAGCGTGACAGTTTGGGTGTGTGCGCCGACAGCAGAACTGACACAGACTCACTGCAGAGAGATCAGGCTGTCTGCATCTCCACTAATG GTGCAGTGTTTGTAAATGGCAAAGAAATGACCAACCAGCTGCCAGCCATCACTGTTGGCTCCTCCGTGACCTTCGACATGGAGATGGTGAGCCTGTTTCCcgtaaacaacaacaaccccaGCGACGGGGGAAACTTCAAGCTGAGAGTGACGATCGGCTCTGGGAACAGAGAGGTGGTGTTTGATTGGCTGCTGGATCAGGTCCTCGACAGCCTTTTCTTCGGCTGCTCCTTCACACACCCTGGATGGAAAGTGctggtgttctga